A section of the Lynx canadensis isolate LIC74 chromosome A1, mLynCan4.pri.v2, whole genome shotgun sequence genome encodes:
- the F2RL2 gene encoding proteinase-activated receptor 3 — protein MKALIFVAAGVMLLSPTFCQSGMANDVHNLAKPTLPIKTFRGVPPNSFEEFPLSAIEGWTGTTTTVKINCPEERVSNLHVNNATMGYLSSSLSTKLIPAVYILVFVVGVPANAVTLWMLLFRTRSICMNIFYTNLAMADFLFCITLPFKIAYHLNGNNWVFGEVMCRATTVIFYGNMYCSILLLACISISRYLAIVHPFTYRGLPKRTYTLLTCGLVWATVFLYMLPFFILKQEYYLVQQDITTCHDVHNTCESSSPFQLYYFISLAFFGFLIPFVVIIYCYTAIIRTLNAYDHRWLWYVKASLLILLIFTICFAPSNIILIIHHANYYYNNTDGLYFVYLIALCLGSLNSCLDPLLYFLMSKIIDHSTVYLTMVKSP, from the coding sequence GCATGGCAAATGATGTACACAACTTGGCAAAACCAACCTTACCTATTAAGACCTTCCGTGGGGTTCCCCCAAATTCTTTTGAAGAATTCCCCCTTTCTGCCATAGAAGGCTGGACAGGAACTACCACAACTGTAAAAATTAACTGCCCAGAAGAAAGGGTTTCAAATCTCCACGTGAATAATGCTACCATGGGGTACCTGAGCAGCTCCTTAAGTACCAAACTGATCCCAGCCGTCTACATCCTGGTGTTTGTAGTAGGTGTGCCAGCCAATGCGGTGACCCTGTGGATGCTCCTCTTCAGGACCAGATCCATCTGTATGAACATCTTCTACACCAACCTGGCCATGGCAGACTTTCTTTTTTGCATCACACTGCCCTTTAAGATAGCTTACCACCTCAATGGGAACAACTGGGTATTTGGAGAGGTGATGTGCCGGGCCACCACAGTCATCTTCTATGGCAACATGTACTGCTCCATTCTGCTCCTCGCCTGCATTAGTATCAGCCGCTACCTAGCCATTGTCCATCCTTTCACATACCGAGGTCTGCCCAAGCGTACCTACACCTTGCTGACATGTGGACTGGTGTGGGCAACGGTTTTCTTATACATGCTGCCATTCTTCATCCTGAAGCAGGAATATTACCTTGTCCAGCAGGACATCACCACTTGCCATGATGTCCACAACACATGCGAGTCCTCATCACCCTTCCAACTCTACTACTTCATATCCTTGGCATTCTTTGGATTCTTAATTCCCTTTGTGGTCATTATCTACTGCTACACAGCCATCATTCGGACGCTTAATGCATATGATCACAGATGGTTGTGGTATGTTAAGGCCAGTCTCctcattcttttgatttttaccaTTTGCTTTGCTCCAAGCAATATTATACTCATTATTCACCACGCTAACTACTACTACAACAATACTGATGGCTTATATTTTGTCTATCTCATAGCTTTGTGCCTTGGGAGCCTGAATAGTTGCCTAGATCcactcctttattttcttatgtcAAAAATCATAGATCACTCCACTGTTTACCTTACAATGGTGAAATCACCTTAG